Within the Corynebacterium afermentans subsp. lipophilum genome, the region TTGGATCATCATCGCAGGCCGAGAGCAGCATGCCTGTCGACGCCACACCGGCGACCCCAGCCGTCCCCGCCAAAAACCCCCGCCGGCTCACACCCGGCATGATTTTTCCTCCTTAGTGCTTGTGCTCGGCGTGCTCGGCGATATCGCCGTAGCTTTCGTCGCCGGGAAGCATGGTGCGCACGGCAACATCCGGCACGGTCACGGTCGCGCCGCCTTCGAGCAGCAAGGTGAGGTCGATGGCGTCGCCAGCCTCGATGGCCGGCGCGTAGCCCATCACCATGAAGTGGTCGCCGCCCGGAGCCAACTCGTGGGTGCCGCCCGCGGGGATGTCGAAGCCACCGTCTTTCTGGCGCATCATCCCGTCGACGACCTCGTGGATTTGATAGTCCGCCTCGCCGAGAGAGGTGGTGAAGCCCACGACCGAGAGGTCCTTGTCGGTGTTGTTGTGCAGCGTGCCGAAGATGGAGGTCATGTCGCTGCCGTCAGCCGTATCCTTTGCTGTCTTCGCGCGAACGGTGCCCTGCTCGAGGGTGACCGCATCGTTGTCCAGCTCACTGGCTGCCACATCGGTTGCCGGGTTTACGGTTGCCGCCTCCGAGGTCGCCTCGTTGAGCGAAGACTGCTGCTCCGCTGCGCTGTTGGTCTCATCGGAGCAACCTGCGAGCACCAAAGCTGCTGCTGCAAGGCCAGTGACGATTCGTTTGTTCATCGGTGTTCTCCTACTTGTCCGTCTCAGTGTCGGTTTCAGAGATTCGGCGGCTCTTGGCCAAGGCACCGAAGCCTGCACCTGCTACAACCAGCACACCCGCCAGTGCGAGCAGCACTTTCATGGTGGTGCTCATGCCTTCGGCCGCGTCAACAACTGGGTCCTGGCTCGCGTCCGAGGTGGTCTCACCGGATGGGTTGAAGCTGAACGAGGTCATTCCCTTCGTCGAGTGCCCGTCGGACGAGACGATCTGGTAGCCCACCTTGTAGTCGCCCGGCTGTGCGTCAAGGTCCGCCGGAACGTCGAGGGTGACAAACCGGCCGTCAATCTCGGGCTCGCCGGAGTAGACAACCTCGGATTGCCCGTTGATGTCCCGGGAGAGCGCCACGGTGTTGAAGCCGTCCTGGATTTCCCCGGAAAACTCCAGGGTCACAGCGTCGGGAAACTCACTGACCACTCCCTTATCTTCGGGGTCCGAGCCAATCACGGAGTCGTGAGCGTAAGCGGGCGCTGCCGCGCACAGCGTAGCAGTCGCCGCCAGGGCCGCGATTGCGCCACCTCGTGTAAATGATGCCGGGATGAGCATGCTGCCTCCTCAAGTAAAACCAATGCGCCGACTGGCGCTAAGAGCACTAGTCGCATCCAAATCCACGTTAGTTCCCGGCGCACCCGCCCCAAAACTGCGAACCGGGCAACGCAGCCTAAACGCCGATATCGGCGTTTACCCCCGGACCCGAGACGCGACCTGGGCTTTTCCAAGGGGCGACCCCACAAATGCCGATATCGGCGTTTAGCGTGCAAACGCAAAAAGCCCCAGGCTGCTATCAACCTGGGGCGTATTTTGTGGTCCTAGCTGGGATCGAACCAGCGACCTTTCCGGTGTGAACGGAACGCTCTTCCACTGAGCCATAGGACCGAACGAGAAGAGAGATTACACACCAAAGCCGAAAGTTCCGAATCGGCTGGTCATCACGGATAACAGCGGGT harbors:
- a CDS encoding copper chaperone PCu(A)C, encoding MNKRIVTGLAAAALVLAGCSDETNSAAEQQSSLNEATSEAATVNPATDVAASELDNDAVTLEQGTVRAKTAKDTADGSDMTSIFGTLHNNTDKDLSVVGFTTSLGEADYQIHEVVDGMMRQKDGGFDIPAGGTHELAPGGDHFMVMGYAPAIEAGDAIDLTLLLEGGATVTVPDVAVRTMLPGDESYGDIAEHAEHKH
- a CDS encoding copper resistance CopC family protein; its protein translation is MIGSDPEDKGVVSEFPDAVTLEFSGEIQDGFNTVALSRDINGQSEVVYSGEPEIDGRFVTLDVPADLDAQPGDYKVGYQIVSSDGHSTKGMTSFSFNPSGETTSDASQDPVVDAAEGMSTTMKVLLALAGVLVVAGAGFGALAKSRRISETDTETDK